Proteins from a genomic interval of Chitinophagales bacterium:
- a CDS encoding cbb3-type cytochrome c oxidase N-terminal domain-containing protein, with the protein MKNKTLFTCLLIFSALNQAFAQADSPIPFSEKYEEQIILGAILLALLIVFFTVIVMFSQLMGEISDMREKILKERGLWKEDEVPVVDKFWQNVEEKLTDIVPVEQEHEIEMDHDYDGIRELDNNLPPWWKWLFYVSIIWSGVYLFHYHVSGSGDLMLDEYEKEIAQAEVARDEYLKKAAQGVDETNVTVLNSTADLGKGKQVYMINCAACHGAEGEGGIGPNLTDDYWLNGGGVKNVFEVIKYGRPQNGMISWQAQLKPLEMQQVASYILSMDPADPSIAKEPEGELWEEEEAEVPEEQEADAAEGEIAEPEVEKNKIENENEI; encoded by the coding sequence ATGAAAAATAAAACCCTCTTTACTTGCTTGCTGATATTTTCAGCCTTGAATCAAGCTTTTGCACAGGCAGATAGCCCCATTCCCTTTTCTGAAAAATATGAGGAGCAAATCATATTAGGCGCTATATTGTTGGCGCTTTTAATTGTTTTTTTCACGGTAATTGTCATGTTCTCCCAGTTGATGGGTGAAATAAGTGACATGAGAGAAAAGATACTTAAAGAGCGCGGCCTGTGGAAAGAAGATGAAGTGCCTGTCGTGGATAAATTCTGGCAAAATGTAGAAGAGAAACTCACCGACATTGTTCCCGTTGAGCAAGAGCATGAAATAGAAATGGATCATGATTATGATGGCATCAGGGAACTGGACAACAACCTGCCACCCTGGTGGAAATGGCTTTTTTATGTTTCAATCATTTGGTCGGGCGTCTATTTGTTTCATTACCATGTTTCTGGCAGTGGTGATTTAATGCTGGATGAATACGAAAAGGAAATTGCACAAGCTGAGGTAGCTCGTGATGAATATCTGAAAAAAGCTGCACAAGGGGTGGATGAAACAAATGTGACTGTTCTGAATTCGACAGCAGACCTGGGCAAGGGGAAACAAGTTTATATGATCAATTGTGCGGCTTGTCACGGTGCTGAAGGCGAAGGTGGAATTGGCCCCAATCTCACGGATGATTATTGGTTGAATGGTGGAGGCGTAAAAAACGTATTTGAAGTGATAAAGTACGGAAGACCCCAGAATGGTATGATTTCCTGGCAGGCACAGCTAAAACCTTTGGAGATGCAACAGGTCGCCAGTTATATATTGAGTATGGATCCTGCAGATCCATCTATTGCAAAAGAGCCAGAGGGCGAATTGTGGGAGGAAGAGGAAGCAGAAGTGCCTGAAGAACAGGAAGCTGATGCAGCAGAAGGGGAAATTGCAGAGCCTGAGGTGGAAAAAAACAAAATAGAAAATGAGAACGAAATTTAA
- the ccoN gene encoding cytochrome-c oxidase, cbb3-type subunit I: protein MNAVEKFHYDNRVVKYFAIATSLWGVVGMLVGLIAAIQLINPAYNFNTAEITFGRIRPLHTNAVIFAFVGNGIFMGVYYSLQRLLKARMFSDALSYIHFWGWQAIIVSAAITLPLGLTSSKEYAELEWPIDIAIALIWIVFGLNMFGTILKRRERHLYVAIWFYIATWCTVTVLHVVNSLAIPAELFKSYSVFAGVQDALVQWWYGHNAVAFFLTTPYLGLMYYFVPKIANRPVYSYRLSIIHFWALIFIYIWAGPHHLLYTSLPDWAQSLGTVFSIMLIAPSWGGMLNGLLTLRGAWDKVRSMPELKFLVVALTAYGMATFEGPMLSLKSVNAISHYTDWTIAHVHVGALGWNGFLTFGVLYWLIPTMFRTKLFSTKLANLHFWIGTLGIVVYTVPLYWAGLTQSLMWKEFTEEGFLRYPNFLETVTQILPMYKMRAIGGAIYLTGALIMLYNLIKTARQGTFVANEAAEAPPLEKEHNVSKGDHWHRWIERRPMQMLLFSTILILIGGIIEMVPTFMIKSNVPTIESVKPYTPLELTGRDIYVREGCNTCHSQMIRPFRSETERYGEYSKSGEFVYDFPFLWGSKRTGPDLHRVGGKYPDSWHFYHMLDPQSISPGSIMPAYPWMFDDEYDKSSIASKIRVMQTLGVPYPEGYDEIAADEMDKQAKKIADNFALNEIDIAYDKEIIALIAYLQRLGTDINAKEESTNE, encoded by the coding sequence ATGAACGCAGTTGAAAAATTCCATTATGACAATAGGGTTGTCAAATACTTTGCCATAGCCACTAGTTTGTGGGGTGTTGTAGGAATGTTGGTAGGCTTGATAGCTGCCATACAGCTTATCAATCCGGCTTATAACTTTAATACAGCCGAGATCACTTTCGGAAGAATACGACCACTGCATACCAATGCTGTGATTTTTGCATTTGTGGGCAATGGCATATTCATGGGGGTGTATTATTCACTTCAGCGACTGTTGAAAGCTCGGATGTTTAGTGATGCACTGAGCTATATCCACTTCTGGGGCTGGCAGGCTATTATAGTTTCGGCTGCTATTACACTTCCTTTGGGACTTACTTCTTCTAAAGAATATGCAGAATTGGAATGGCCAATTGACATTGCCATTGCACTTATCTGGATCGTGTTTGGACTCAATATGTTTGGCACTATTTTAAAAAGAAGGGAGCGCCATTTGTATGTAGCCATCTGGTTTTATATTGCCACCTGGTGTACAGTTACCGTACTGCATGTTGTCAATTCACTGGCCATACCAGCCGAATTGTTTAAAAGTTATTCTGTGTTTGCCGGAGTCCAGGATGCACTGGTACAGTGGTGGTACGGGCATAATGCCGTAGCATTTTTCCTTACCACACCCTACCTTGGATTGATGTATTATTTTGTGCCAAAAATTGCAAATAGGCCGGTATATTCCTATCGGCTCTCGATCATTCACTTTTGGGCACTTATTTTTATCTATATCTGGGCGGGGCCACACCACCTGCTTTATACTTCATTGCCGGATTGGGCGCAGTCGCTGGGTACGGTATTCTCAATAATGCTGATTGCCCCTTCATGGGGGGGTATGCTCAATGGTCTGTTGACACTTCGCGGTGCATGGGATAAGGTACGAAGCATGCCCGAGCTCAAATTTTTGGTTGTTGCACTCACCGCTTATGGCATGGCGACTTTTGAAGGGCCGATGCTCTCGCTGAAAAGCGTCAATGCCATCAGTCACTATACCGACTGGACCATTGCCCACGTGCATGTGGGAGCCCTGGGCTGGAACGGTTTCCTCACATTTGGGGTGCTGTACTGGCTGATACCGACCATGTTCAGAACAAAACTCTTTTCTACCAAACTGGCCAATCTGCATTTTTGGATCGGTACGCTGGGTATTGTGGTTTACACGGTTCCGCTCTATTGGGCCGGGCTTACACAAAGCCTGATGTGGAAAGAATTTACAGAAGAAGGTTTCCTGAGATATCCCAATTTCCTGGAGACGGTTACACAGATATTGCCCATGTATAAAATGCGCGCTATTGGTGGTGCTATATATTTGACAGGAGCACTTATTATGCTCTATAACCTGATCAAAACAGCAAGGCAAGGCACTTTTGTAGCGAATGAAGCAGCCGAAGCACCACCACTTGAAAAAGAACACAATGTATCGAAAGGCGACCACTGGCACAGATGGATTGAAAGACGCCCAATGCAAATGTTGCTGTTCAGCACAATTTTAATTCTTATTGGTGGGATAATTGAAATGGTGCCCACATTTATGATCAAATCCAATGTGCCGACCATTGAATCGGTAAAGCCCTACACACCACTGGAGTTGACAGGCCGGGATATTTATGTTCGGGAAGGCTGTAATACTTGCCACTCTCAGATGATTCGGCCATTCCGCTCAGAAACAGAACGCTATGGTGAATATTCTAAATCCGGTGAATTTGTTTATGATTTTCCCTTCCTGTGGGGCTCAAAACGCACCGGACCTGATCTACACAGAGTTGGAGGGAAATACCCCGATTCCTGGCATTTTTATCATATGCTCGACCCGCAAAGTATTTCTCCCGGATCCATTATGCCGGCTTATCCCTGGATGTTTGACGATGAATACGATAAATCAAGTATTGCCTCAAAAATCAGGGTGATGCAGACGCTGGGAGTCCCCTACCCCGAAGGCTATGATGAAATTGCTGCTGATGAAATGGACAAACAGGCCAAAAAGATTGCCGACAACTTTGCGCTAAATGAAATAGACATTGCTTATGATAAAGAAATCATTGCATTAATCGCCTATTTACAAAGATTAGGGACAGATATTAATGCTAAAGAAGAAAGTACAAATGAATAG
- the ccoS gene encoding cbb3-type cytochrome oxidase assembly protein CcoS, whose protein sequence is MSAIIVLILISITVALGFLIAFFWAVKDGQYDDEYTPSIRMLWDDNKPSKSKEKDKNLNANTKKKQ, encoded by the coding sequence ATGAGTGCAATAATTGTTTTAATTCTTATAAGTATAACTGTCGCACTGGGCTTTTTAATTGCCTTTTTCTGGGCAGTAAAAGATGGTCAGTATGACGATGAATACACTCCTTCTATAAGAATGCTTTGGGATGACAATAAGCCCTCCAAATCAAAAGAAAAAGATAAAAACTTAAACGCTAATACAAAAAAGAAGCAATGA
- a CDS encoding heavy metal translocating P-type ATPase metal-binding domain-containing protein produces MQEDAIIETAICCYHCGDECNDDVLYKDEKAFCCRGCSTVYTLLKEHELSDYYQIASAPGIKKSKEKRTGKYAWLDEADIRDELIRFNNGTLSTVVFRIPSIHCSSCIWLLENLYKLSEGVQSSTVNFMRKEISIRFDEKVISLRQLVELVDSIGYEPEINIENKDKQAAHINRDRSLFYKIGIAGFCFGNIMLLSFPEYLGLNHIGGIAFRELFGYLNLLLALPVFFYCAIDYYRSAWTGLRQKELNLDLPITLGIIALFGRSAYEILSATGSGYMDSLAGLLFFMLIGKWFQSRTYEQLSFERDYKSYFPIAVTRLNNGKKENIAIEKAEVGDILKIYHEELIPADAYLLDDKAAIDYSFVSGESDPVMIKNGQSIFAGGRLKSPSIKIRVKNKVSQSYLTSLWNQESIQQTNKNERSLADKLSRYFTPAVLFIAVLTAIYWGMEDWGKAVLAFTSVLIVACPCALALSSPFTLGNAMRMLGRSRFYLKNPWVIERMAEATHIVFDKTGTLSLSENAKVEFIGNELSLELKAKIAELCAQSAHPVSRLIVDYLGVQNGAASLSHFREIPGKGLEALLNGDRVKVGKAAFVGLDDRKALNAKSYVSVNGATIGYFTLAYQYRKGLSGLIRKLKDRYKLSLLSGDHDTDSTLLRKWFGEEVPLYFRQSPHDKFRYIERLKEKGNKVIMVGDGLNDAGALMKSDVGIAVADSINNFSPACDVIMDGTELNKLDKFLNYSKKSIALVKVAFIISLLYNTIGIGFAVAGMLSPLLAAILMPLSSISIVAFGTSSTWLLAKKHRLQNPIDKVNINKKYNTESNRNIEQKLIQQV; encoded by the coding sequence ATGCAAGAAGATGCTATAATAGAAACTGCCATTTGCTGTTATCATTGCGGTGATGAATGCAATGATGACGTTTTGTATAAAGACGAAAAAGCATTTTGTTGCAGGGGGTGTAGTACTGTTTACACCCTTTTAAAAGAACATGAATTATCCGATTATTATCAGATAGCGTCTGCTCCAGGCATAAAAAAAAGTAAGGAAAAAAGAACAGGAAAATATGCATGGCTTGATGAAGCTGATATTCGGGATGAATTGATCCGGTTCAACAATGGCACATTGTCTACTGTGGTCTTTAGAATTCCTTCCATTCATTGCTCTTCTTGCATCTGGTTGCTTGAAAATTTATACAAACTTTCAGAAGGTGTTCAGTCTTCTACCGTGAATTTTATGCGGAAAGAGATAAGCATCCGCTTTGATGAAAAAGTAATCAGCTTGCGGCAGCTGGTAGAATTGGTGGACAGCATAGGCTATGAACCTGAAATCAATATTGAAAACAAAGACAAGCAAGCAGCACATATCAACAGAGACCGAAGTCTGTTTTATAAAATTGGTATAGCAGGTTTTTGCTTTGGCAATATCATGTTGCTAAGTTTTCCCGAATATCTTGGTTTGAACCATATTGGAGGCATTGCTTTTCGCGAATTGTTTGGTTATCTGAATTTGCTGCTTGCACTTCCGGTTTTTTTCTACTGTGCAATAGATTACTATCGTTCTGCCTGGACAGGCCTTCGCCAAAAAGAACTCAATCTCGATCTGCCCATTACACTTGGAATTATAGCATTGTTCGGAAGAAGTGCTTATGAAATTTTATCCGCTACGGGCTCCGGCTATATGGATTCACTCGCGGGACTGCTCTTTTTTATGTTGATTGGCAAATGGTTTCAAAGTAGAACTTATGAGCAGTTGTCCTTTGAGCGCGATTACAAAAGTTATTTTCCAATTGCAGTCACCAGGTTGAATAATGGCAAAAAAGAAAACATTGCGATAGAGAAGGCAGAAGTAGGAGATATATTGAAGATTTATCACGAAGAATTAATCCCTGCCGATGCTTATTTACTCGATGATAAAGCAGCAATAGATTACAGTTTTGTAAGCGGAGAATCCGATCCGGTAATGATTAAAAACGGGCAAAGTATTTTTGCTGGTGGTCGCCTAAAAAGTCCTTCTATAAAAATTCGTGTAAAAAACAAAGTCAGTCAGAGCTATCTCACTTCTCTGTGGAATCAGGAATCAATTCAACAGACAAACAAGAACGAACGCTCCCTTGCCGATAAACTGAGCCGGTATTTTACTCCTGCAGTGCTTTTTATTGCTGTTCTCACAGCTATTTACTGGGGAATGGAAGACTGGGGAAAGGCCGTTTTGGCTTTTACATCTGTATTGATTGTCGCTTGTCCCTGTGCGCTTGCTTTGTCTTCACCATTTACACTGGGCAATGCTATGCGCATGTTGGGCAGAAGTCGGTTTTATCTTAAAAATCCCTGGGTAATAGAACGCATGGCAGAAGCGACCCATATTGTGTTTGACAAAACAGGCACGCTTTCACTCAGTGAAAATGCAAAAGTTGAATTTATTGGCAATGAACTAAGCTTAGAATTGAAAGCAAAAATTGCTGAACTCTGTGCACAATCAGCACATCCTGTAAGCCGCCTGATTGTCGATTATCTGGGTGTACAAAATGGTGCAGCAAGTCTCTCTCACTTTCGGGAAATTCCCGGAAAAGGCCTGGAAGCATTGTTAAACGGAGATAGAGTTAAAGTGGGGAAAGCTGCATTTGTAGGGCTTGATGACCGTAAAGCATTAAATGCCAAAAGTTATGTTTCTGTCAATGGAGCAACGATTGGTTACTTCACCCTGGCATATCAATATCGAAAAGGACTTTCAGGATTAATCCGAAAATTAAAAGACAGGTACAAACTCTCATTGCTTTCGGGTGATCACGATACGGATAGCACTCTTTTAAGAAAATGGTTTGGCGAAGAAGTGCCTTTGTATTTCAGGCAAAGCCCGCATGACAAATTCAGGTACATTGAAAGGCTTAAGGAAAAAGGAAATAAAGTCATTATGGTAGGTGATGGCCTCAATGATGCCGGTGCATTGATGAAAAGTGATGTAGGCATTGCGGTAGCGGACAGCATCAATAATTTTTCTCCGGCCTGTGATGTCATAATGGATGGAACAGAGCTAAATAAATTGGATAAATTTTTGAATTATTCGAAAAAGAGTATTGCATTGGTGAAAGTGGCTTTCATAATTTCTTTGCTCTACAATACAATAGGGATTGGATTTGCAGTTGCGGGAATGCTGTCTCCTCTTTTGGCAGCAATATTAATGCCGCTTAGCTCCATTAGCATTGTGGCATTTGGAACTTCATCAACCTGGCTTTTGGCTAAAAAACACAGATTGCAAAACCCGATAGACAAAGTGAATATAAACAAGAAATATAACACGGAAAGCAATAGAAATATTGAGCAGAAATTAATTCAACAAGTTTGA
- a CDS encoding SIS domain-containing protein gives MASRINRAKEILLQESEAIKNIPLDDHLETALQWLGNCKGKVVASGMGKAGIIARKVASTFASTGTPAIFLHPGEAQHGDLGILGRKDLLLVFSNSGKTREILELIFLAKQLHPEIKVIGITSNPKAEIKQEVDLILNIGNMKEACPLEMAPTTSTTAMLALGDVLCMLVMEEKGITKADFEKRHHGGYLGEQIRRKK, from the coding sequence ATGGCTTCCAGAATAAACAGGGCAAAAGAAATTCTGCTTCAGGAAAGCGAAGCGATCAAAAACATTCCACTTGACGATCATTTGGAAACGGCACTGCAATGGCTGGGCAATTGCAAGGGGAAAGTAGTGGCAAGCGGCATGGGCAAAGCGGGAATTATCGCACGAAAAGTAGCGAGCACCTTTGCCTCAACAGGTACGCCCGCTATTTTTCTGCATCCGGGCGAGGCGCAACATGGTGATTTGGGAATTTTGGGCAGAAAGGATCTGCTTTTGGTTTTTTCAAATTCTGGAAAAACCCGGGAAATTCTGGAATTGATTTTTCTCGCAAAACAATTGCACCCAGAGATAAAAGTGATTGGAATTACCTCAAATCCCAAAGCCGAAATCAAGCAAGAAGTAGATTTAATCCTCAATATTGGAAATATGAAAGAAGCCTGTCCCCTGGAAATGGCGCCCACTACCTCTACTACTGCAATGCTGGCACTGGGTGATGTGCTTTGTATGCTGGTGATGGAAGAAAAAGGGATTACAAAAGCAGATTTCGAAAAACGACACCACGGGGGGTATCTTGGTGAGCAAATCAGAAGAAAAAAATGA
- the kdsA gene encoding 3-deoxy-8-phosphooctulonate synthase encodes MKKFILISGPCVVENEAVVMQVAEHVKALAEKLGWEYVFKSSYKKANRSRLENFTGIYRDEAFRILEKVKTELELPILTDIHEAHEAAEAAEVADYLQIPAFLCRQTDLLQAAGKTGKWVNIKKGQFAAPDAMGFALEKVRASGNEKVMLTERGTTFGYQDLVVDFRSIPEMQKFNCPVIMDATHSLQQPNQQSGVSGGRPELIETICRAGIAVGCDGLFIETHPNPAEALSDGKNMLHLDKMEALLKKCEVLREAVEKIG; translated from the coding sequence ATGAAAAAATTTATACTCATATCAGGGCCATGTGTGGTTGAAAATGAAGCTGTAGTGATGCAGGTAGCGGAGCATGTAAAAGCACTTGCAGAAAAACTGGGCTGGGAATATGTGTTTAAAAGCTCCTACAAAAAGGCCAACCGCAGCCGCCTGGAAAATTTCACCGGCATATACAGGGATGAAGCCTTCAGGATTTTAGAAAAAGTAAAAACAGAACTGGAACTTCCCATTCTTACGGATATTCATGAAGCACATGAAGCAGCAGAAGCAGCAGAAGTTGCCGATTATTTGCAAATCCCCGCTTTTCTTTGCCGACAAACGGATTTATTGCAAGCAGCAGGAAAAACTGGTAAATGGGTGAATATTAAAAAAGGGCAATTTGCTGCACCCGATGCAATGGGTTTTGCACTGGAAAAAGTACGGGCAAGCGGTAATGAAAAAGTAATGCTAACGGAGCGCGGCACTACATTTGGCTATCAGGATTTGGTGGTGGATTTCCGCTCTATTCCTGAAATGCAGAAATTCAATTGCCCGGTAATTATGGACGCCACTCACTCCTTGCAACAACCCAATCAACAGAGCGGTGTTTCGGGTGGTCGGCCAGAATTGATCGAAACCATTTGCCGAGCTGGAATTGCCGTTGGCTGCGATGGACTTTTCATTGAAACACATCCCAATCCCGCAGAAGCACTGAGCGATGGAAAAAATATGCTGCACCTGGACAAAATGGAAGCTTTACTTAAAAAGTGTGAGGTTTTGAGAGAGGCTGTAGAGAAAATAGGATAA
- a CDS encoding transposase, with protein MGNYKNKYRPSSARAQWWDYSWAASYFITICTKEREHFFGEISNGKMQLSHVGVIADICWNEIKNHAKNIELGKYVIMPNHVHGILILKGNDMLGNSGPKDIDPVDPVETRHALSLRDLPNQQNQDLTKKSIGQQRFQNQGKNTISSIVGGYKSAVTKHCNRLEFGFAWQSKFHDHIIRDEAEFHKISIYIENNPANWKDDKFYD; from the coding sequence ATGGGCAACTACAAAAACAAATATAGACCCTCTTCAGCAAGAGCCCAGTGGTGGGATTATAGCTGGGCAGCTTCTTATTTCATTACCATTTGCACCAAAGAACGGGAACATTTTTTCGGTGAGATATCAAATGGGAAAATGCAATTGTCACATGTAGGGGTAATTGCAGATATATGTTGGAATGAGATCAAGAATCATGCGAAAAACATAGAGCTTGGCAAATATGTAATTATGCCAAATCATGTGCATGGCATATTGATATTGAAAGGTAATGATATGTTGGGTAATTCTGGCCCAAAAGATATTGACCCTGTAGATCCCGTAGAGACAAGGCATGCCTTGTCTCTACGGGATCTACCAAACCAACAGAACCAAGACCTAACAAAAAAATCCATTGGACAGCAAAGATTTCAAAACCAGGGAAAGAATACCATTTCATCTATTGTAGGCGGATATAAATCTGCAGTAACCAAACATTGCAATCGTCTTGAATTTGGTTTTGCCTGGCAATCCAAGTTTCACGATCACATTATAAGGGATGAAGCGGAATTTCATAAGATCAGTATATACATCGAAAACAATCCCGCTAATTGGAAAGACGACAAGTTTTATGATTGA
- a CDS encoding 2-oxoglutarate and iron-dependent oxygenase domain-containing protein: MIPHKIPIIDIEPLFASNSDSGSYNKTIKEIAQACRKNGFFYISGHSISGDLQNKLEALSKVFFELPLEEKMKISMQKGGKAWRGYFPIGDELTSGKPDQKEGLYFGSELDSTHPKVKAGIPLHGSNLFPEYPSEMKAFVLEYMSKLEQIGHALMKGISLSVGLEEDFFHRKFTYDPTLLFRIFHYPAQEEASENWGVGEHTDYGLLTILKQDTSGGLQVKSKGQWIDAPPIENTFICNIGDMLDKMTGGLYKSTPHRVRNTSGKGRLSFPFFFDPSFDAEIKKIVTHNPTQDDYQQRWDKEDVHAFGGTYGEYLLQKVGKVFPDLKDGLN; the protein is encoded by the coding sequence TTGATACCACACAAAATCCCAATTATTGACATTGAGCCATTATTTGCCTCTAATAGTGATTCTGGATCTTACAATAAAACTATCAAGGAAATAGCCCAAGCTTGTAGGAAAAATGGCTTTTTCTATATTTCTGGCCATTCCATTTCTGGAGATCTTCAAAACAAGCTAGAAGCACTTAGCAAAGTATTTTTTGAACTTCCGCTTGAGGAGAAAATGAAAATTTCCATGCAAAAAGGTGGAAAGGCCTGGCGTGGATATTTTCCAATTGGCGATGAATTGACATCCGGCAAGCCCGACCAGAAAGAAGGTTTGTATTTTGGTAGCGAGCTGGATAGCACACACCCAAAAGTAAAAGCTGGAATTCCACTACATGGCTCAAACCTTTTTCCTGAATATCCTTCAGAGATGAAAGCGTTTGTTTTGGAATATATGTCCAAGCTCGAGCAAATTGGTCACGCTTTGATGAAAGGCATTTCGCTTAGTGTTGGACTTGAGGAAGATTTTTTTCACAGGAAATTTACATACGATCCCACTTTGTTGTTTCGTATTTTTCACTATCCTGCTCAGGAAGAAGCATCTGAAAATTGGGGTGTTGGTGAACATACCGACTATGGTTTGCTCACTATTTTAAAACAAGATACATCTGGGGGATTGCAGGTGAAAAGTAAAGGTCAATGGATAGATGCGCCTCCCATAGAGAATACCTTTATCTGCAATATTGGCGATATGCTGGATAAAATGACAGGGGGATTGTACAAATCCACACCACATCGGGTGCGGAACACTTCTGGCAAGGGTCGCCTCTCATTTCCATTTTTCTTTGACCCTTCATTTGATGCTGAAATCAAAAAAATTGTCACCCACAATCCCACACAAGATGATTACCAACAGCGTTGGGACAAAGAAGATGTGCATGCCTTTGGTGGTACTTATGGGGAATATCTATTGCAAAAAGTAGGCAAGGTGTTTCCGGATTTGAAGGATGGGTTGAATTAA